The Flavobacterium faecale genome has a segment encoding these proteins:
- a CDS encoding response regulator yields the protein MKKILIVEDDTLLRENIAEFIEGEKFQVFVAKDGLEGIQQTLQHLPDLILCDIEMPKMNGYDFYKTIKQIKATSTIPLVFLSAKTENEDIRAGMQLGADDYILKPFDLFDLLKVIETRLAKYETIQKYNDEKLQALIKHPTLGMFIYQEGKFLLYNETLASIFGYTKENFSNITFKELLAEDRLSQTKKMTEIDQYLKDINSTISLRLSANHKNEGEIKIELFGTTIIYNGMPSIVGNIIKLNTIKSTISNTKATIESKLSKRELEVLELICEGKSNLEMAEHVFLSQRTIETYRARLLSKTDSKNSAELIIYAIKNNLVTLE from the coding sequence ATGAAAAAAATTCTTATCGTTGAAGACGATACCTTGTTAAGAGAAAATATAGCCGAATTTATTGAAGGAGAAAAATTTCAAGTATTTGTAGCTAAGGATGGATTAGAGGGCATTCAACAAACATTACAGCACCTACCCGATCTGATATTATGTGATATTGAAATGCCTAAAATGAATGGTTATGACTTTTATAAAACAATTAAGCAGATTAAAGCTACATCCACAATTCCCTTAGTTTTTCTTTCAGCAAAAACTGAAAATGAAGATATTAGAGCAGGAATGCAGTTAGGCGCAGATGATTACATTCTCAAACCATTTGACTTATTTGATTTATTAAAAGTTATAGAGACGCGGCTTGCGAAATACGAAACGATTCAAAAATATAATGATGAAAAACTGCAGGCGCTAATAAAGCATCCTACCTTAGGAATGTTTATTTATCAAGAAGGTAAATTTTTACTATATAACGAAACACTAGCCTCTATATTTGGCTATACAAAAGAAAACTTCTCAAATATTACTTTTAAAGAGCTATTGGCAGAGGACCGGTTAAGTCAAACAAAAAAAATGACTGAGATAGATCAATATTTAAAAGACATTAATTCTACTATTTCTTTGAGATTATCAGCAAATCATAAAAATGAAGGGGAAATCAAAATTGAATTATTTGGAACTACAATTATTTATAATGGTATGCCAAGTATCGTTGGTAATATAATAAAATTGAATACTATAAAATCTACCATTAGTAATACCAAAGCAACTATTGAATCTAAATTAAGTAAGCGAGAATTGGAGGTCCTTGAATTGATCTGTGAAGGGAAATCTAATTTAGAAATGGCAGAACACGTTTTTTTAAGTCAGCGAACAATCGAAACCTACAGAGCAAGATTACTTTCTAAAACAGATAGTAAAAATAGTGCTGAACTTATTATTTATGCAATAAAGAATAACTTAGTAACATTAGAATAA